A single Dreissena polymorpha isolate Duluth1 chromosome 14, UMN_Dpol_1.0, whole genome shotgun sequence DNA region contains:
- the LOC127857712 gene encoding uncharacterized protein LOC127857712 isoform X3 — MYSSCVLMNFVFRNMSIIISTQPLSNDHSYMMTTTVHGVTVIREEIPLIERPTGDKNASEALCFETTHFENTETSTTRCSGTVALQFDDTKADSPKPSITRADDPTNRLEHYPGQQTMQTILKQINEKGFKWKTCLETIRNDTDVSKLSGFEMEQKDPYFTEVRTRIDVPGYQAYEIPFNDTASLYEIVSVQLCGDINMEAIIRVAVARSALNNYTQNVKKLVDMFSKSTDAVQEAKTFFDAHRIYYKVTNLKRDVEHCYFERMREIIVEGRSKGPMHVELFGEVLNCYKIQHDDGGCFDGKCEKMLPGLNIGLYSCEPIDRELCVYWLWSDSHDPGQYIIIPLLKNDKKYE; from the exons ATGTATTCATCGTGCGTGCTTAtgaattttgttttcagaaacaTGTCAATCATCATATCAACTCAGCCTTTGTCGAACGATCATTCATATATGATGACCACTACCGTACACGGTGTTACAG TGATTCGAGAAGAGATCCCACTCATAGAACGTCCAACAGGAG ACAAAAACGCATCGGAAGCGCTTTGTTTTGAGacaacacattttgaaaataCTGAGACATCGACAACCAGATGTTCGGGGACAGTTGCATTGCAATTTGATGATACAAAAGCAGATTCACCTAAACCAAGTATTACTAGAGCAGATGATCCCACGAACAGACTTGAGCACTACCCAGGGCAG CAAACGATGCAAACTATCCTTAAGCAAATAAATGAGAAAGGTTTCAAATGGAAAACATGTTTAGAAACTATAAGAAACGATACAGATGTCAGTAAGCTTAGTGGTTTCGAGATGGAACAAAAAGATCCTTATTTCACCGAAGTTCGTACAAG AATCGATGTCCCCGGTTACCAGGCATATGAAATACCCTTTAACGACACAGCTTCCCTGTATGAGATTGTAAGTGTACAACTGTGTGGAGATATAAACATGGAGGCAATAATACGAGTGGCTGTAGCACGATCTGCGCTAAACAACTACACACAAAATGTCAAGAAG CTTGTTGACATGTTCAGTAAATCGACGGATGCTGTTCAAGAAGCCAAAACATTCTTCGACGCACATAGAATTTATTATAAAGTTACAAACCTGAAGAGGGATGTTGAACATTGTTATTTTGAACGTATGCGTGAAATCATCGTTGAAGGGAGAAGCAAGG GTCCTATGCACGTGGAATTATTTGGTGAAGTGTTAAATTGCTATAAAATCCAGCACGACGATGGTGGATGTTTCGACGGTAAATGCGAAAAAATGTTACCTGGTCTCAATATAGGACTATATTCATGCGAACCCATTGATAGAGAATTGTGCGTTTACTGGCTTTGGTCAGACTCTCATGACCCGGGTCAGTATATAATCATCCCTTTACTTAAAAACgacaaaaaatatgaataa
- the LOC127857712 gene encoding uncharacterized protein LOC127857712 isoform X1: MYSSCVLMNFVFRNMSIIISTQPLSNDHSYMMTTTVHGVTENKPFRTPFEGKYTIVSIVALLSLIHITVLVIAVNCFIQDRVIREEIPLIERPTGDKNASEALCFETTHFENTETSTTRCSGTVALQFDDTKADSPKPSITRADDPTNRLEHYPGQQTMQTILKQINEKGFKWKTCLETIRNDTDVSKLSGFEMEQKDPYFTEVRTRIDVPGYQAYEIPFNDTASLYEIVSVQLCGDINMEAIIRVAVARSALNNYTQNVKKLVDMFSKSTDAVQEAKTFFDAHRIYYKVTNLKRDVEHCYFERMREIIVEGRSKGPMHVELFGEVLNCYKIQHDDGGCFDGKCEKMLPGLNIGLYSCEPIDRELCVYWLWSDSHDPGQYIIIPLLKNDKKYE; this comes from the exons ATGTATTCATCGTGCGTGCTTAtgaattttgttttcagaaacaTGTCAATCATCATATCAACTCAGCCTTTGTCGAACGATCATTCATATATGATGACCACTACCGTACACGGTGTTACAG AAAATAAGCCATTTCGGACACCTTTTGAAGGGAAATATACCATCGTTTCAATTGTGGCTTTACTCAGTCTTATACATATTACTGTTCTTGTCATAGCAGTAAATTGTTTTATTCAAGACAGAG TGATTCGAGAAGAGATCCCACTCATAGAACGTCCAACAGGAG ACAAAAACGCATCGGAAGCGCTTTGTTTTGAGacaacacattttgaaaataCTGAGACATCGACAACCAGATGTTCGGGGACAGTTGCATTGCAATTTGATGATACAAAAGCAGATTCACCTAAACCAAGTATTACTAGAGCAGATGATCCCACGAACAGACTTGAGCACTACCCAGGGCAG CAAACGATGCAAACTATCCTTAAGCAAATAAATGAGAAAGGTTTCAAATGGAAAACATGTTTAGAAACTATAAGAAACGATACAGATGTCAGTAAGCTTAGTGGTTTCGAGATGGAACAAAAAGATCCTTATTTCACCGAAGTTCGTACAAG AATCGATGTCCCCGGTTACCAGGCATATGAAATACCCTTTAACGACACAGCTTCCCTGTATGAGATTGTAAGTGTACAACTGTGTGGAGATATAAACATGGAGGCAATAATACGAGTGGCTGTAGCACGATCTGCGCTAAACAACTACACACAAAATGTCAAGAAG CTTGTTGACATGTTCAGTAAATCGACGGATGCTGTTCAAGAAGCCAAAACATTCTTCGACGCACATAGAATTTATTATAAAGTTACAAACCTGAAGAGGGATGTTGAACATTGTTATTTTGAACGTATGCGTGAAATCATCGTTGAAGGGAGAAGCAAGG GTCCTATGCACGTGGAATTATTTGGTGAAGTGTTAAATTGCTATAAAATCCAGCACGACGATGGTGGATGTTTCGACGGTAAATGCGAAAAAATGTTACCTGGTCTCAATATAGGACTATATTCATGCGAACCCATTGATAGAGAATTGTGCGTTTACTGGCTTTGGTCAGACTCTCATGACCCGGGTCAGTATATAATCATCCCTTTACTTAAAAACgacaaaaaatatgaataa
- the LOC127857712 gene encoding uncharacterized protein LOC127857712 isoform X2: protein MSIIISTQPLSNDHSYMMTTTVHGVTENKPFRTPFEGKYTIVSIVALLSLIHITVLVIAVNCFIQDRVIREEIPLIERPTGDKNASEALCFETTHFENTETSTTRCSGTVALQFDDTKADSPKPSITRADDPTNRLEHYPGQQTMQTILKQINEKGFKWKTCLETIRNDTDVSKLSGFEMEQKDPYFTEVRTRIDVPGYQAYEIPFNDTASLYEIVSVQLCGDINMEAIIRVAVARSALNNYTQNVKKLVDMFSKSTDAVQEAKTFFDAHRIYYKVTNLKRDVEHCYFERMREIIVEGRSKGPMHVELFGEVLNCYKIQHDDGGCFDGKCEKMLPGLNIGLYSCEPIDRELCVYWLWSDSHDPGQYIIIPLLKNDKKYE from the exons aTGTCAATCATCATATCAACTCAGCCTTTGTCGAACGATCATTCATATATGATGACCACTACCGTACACGGTGTTACAG AAAATAAGCCATTTCGGACACCTTTTGAAGGGAAATATACCATCGTTTCAATTGTGGCTTTACTCAGTCTTATACATATTACTGTTCTTGTCATAGCAGTAAATTGTTTTATTCAAGACAGAG TGATTCGAGAAGAGATCCCACTCATAGAACGTCCAACAGGAG ACAAAAACGCATCGGAAGCGCTTTGTTTTGAGacaacacattttgaaaataCTGAGACATCGACAACCAGATGTTCGGGGACAGTTGCATTGCAATTTGATGATACAAAAGCAGATTCACCTAAACCAAGTATTACTAGAGCAGATGATCCCACGAACAGACTTGAGCACTACCCAGGGCAG CAAACGATGCAAACTATCCTTAAGCAAATAAATGAGAAAGGTTTCAAATGGAAAACATGTTTAGAAACTATAAGAAACGATACAGATGTCAGTAAGCTTAGTGGTTTCGAGATGGAACAAAAAGATCCTTATTTCACCGAAGTTCGTACAAG AATCGATGTCCCCGGTTACCAGGCATATGAAATACCCTTTAACGACACAGCTTCCCTGTATGAGATTGTAAGTGTACAACTGTGTGGAGATATAAACATGGAGGCAATAATACGAGTGGCTGTAGCACGATCTGCGCTAAACAACTACACACAAAATGTCAAGAAG CTTGTTGACATGTTCAGTAAATCGACGGATGCTGTTCAAGAAGCCAAAACATTCTTCGACGCACATAGAATTTATTATAAAGTTACAAACCTGAAGAGGGATGTTGAACATTGTTATTTTGAACGTATGCGTGAAATCATCGTTGAAGGGAGAAGCAAGG GTCCTATGCACGTGGAATTATTTGGTGAAGTGTTAAATTGCTATAAAATCCAGCACGACGATGGTGGATGTTTCGACGGTAAATGCGAAAAAATGTTACCTGGTCTCAATATAGGACTATATTCATGCGAACCCATTGATAGAGAATTGTGCGTTTACTGGCTTTGGTCAGACTCTCATGACCCGGGTCAGTATATAATCATCCCTTTACTTAAAAACgacaaaaaatatgaataa
- the LOC127857712 gene encoding uncharacterized protein LOC127857712 isoform X4, translated as MSIIISTQPLSNDHSYMMTTTVHGVTVIREEIPLIERPTGDKNASEALCFETTHFENTETSTTRCSGTVALQFDDTKADSPKPSITRADDPTNRLEHYPGQQTMQTILKQINEKGFKWKTCLETIRNDTDVSKLSGFEMEQKDPYFTEVRTRIDVPGYQAYEIPFNDTASLYEIVSVQLCGDINMEAIIRVAVARSALNNYTQNVKKLVDMFSKSTDAVQEAKTFFDAHRIYYKVTNLKRDVEHCYFERMREIIVEGRSKGPMHVELFGEVLNCYKIQHDDGGCFDGKCEKMLPGLNIGLYSCEPIDRELCVYWLWSDSHDPGQYIIIPLLKNDKKYE; from the exons aTGTCAATCATCATATCAACTCAGCCTTTGTCGAACGATCATTCATATATGATGACCACTACCGTACACGGTGTTACAG TGATTCGAGAAGAGATCCCACTCATAGAACGTCCAACAGGAG ACAAAAACGCATCGGAAGCGCTTTGTTTTGAGacaacacattttgaaaataCTGAGACATCGACAACCAGATGTTCGGGGACAGTTGCATTGCAATTTGATGATACAAAAGCAGATTCACCTAAACCAAGTATTACTAGAGCAGATGATCCCACGAACAGACTTGAGCACTACCCAGGGCAG CAAACGATGCAAACTATCCTTAAGCAAATAAATGAGAAAGGTTTCAAATGGAAAACATGTTTAGAAACTATAAGAAACGATACAGATGTCAGTAAGCTTAGTGGTTTCGAGATGGAACAAAAAGATCCTTATTTCACCGAAGTTCGTACAAG AATCGATGTCCCCGGTTACCAGGCATATGAAATACCCTTTAACGACACAGCTTCCCTGTATGAGATTGTAAGTGTACAACTGTGTGGAGATATAAACATGGAGGCAATAATACGAGTGGCTGTAGCACGATCTGCGCTAAACAACTACACACAAAATGTCAAGAAG CTTGTTGACATGTTCAGTAAATCGACGGATGCTGTTCAAGAAGCCAAAACATTCTTCGACGCACATAGAATTTATTATAAAGTTACAAACCTGAAGAGGGATGTTGAACATTGTTATTTTGAACGTATGCGTGAAATCATCGTTGAAGGGAGAAGCAAGG GTCCTATGCACGTGGAATTATTTGGTGAAGTGTTAAATTGCTATAAAATCCAGCACGACGATGGTGGATGTTTCGACGGTAAATGCGAAAAAATGTTACCTGGTCTCAATATAGGACTATATTCATGCGAACCCATTGATAGAGAATTGTGCGTTTACTGGCTTTGGTCAGACTCTCATGACCCGGGTCAGTATATAATCATCCCTTTACTTAAAAACgacaaaaaatatgaataa